A stretch of the Methylacidiphilum caldifontis genome encodes the following:
- a CDS encoding roadblock/LC7 domain-containing protein: MSISEELNIVLGGLRSAVPEITAALIATTDGLPVAHSLSSGDPNRLSAMAATALGLGKRICETFGGGEFKENTVSGSEGQMFIYSAGGKAVLGVITKTGGNVGLIHLESREAANKIALILSRGM, translated from the coding sequence ATGTCTATTTCTGAGGAACTCAATATTGTACTTGGAGGATTACGAAGCGCTGTTCCAGAGATTACCGCAGCCTTGATCGCTACCACAGATGGTTTACCCGTTGCTCACTCTCTTAGTTCAGGTGATCCCAATCGGCTTTCGGCCATGGCTGCAACAGCCTTAGGACTGGGGAAAAGAATATGTGAAACATTTGGAGGAGGTGAGTTCAAAGAAAATACTGTGTCAGGTTCAGAAGGACAAATGTTTATCTATTCTGCTGGGGGAAAAGCGGTTCTTGGTGTCATCACAAAAACAGGCGGTAATGTTGGGCTTATCCATCTTGAGTCAAGAGAAGCAGCCAATAAAATCGCTTTAATCTTAAGTCGAGGGATGTAA